TTTTCTCTTATTGAATGGACATATATGAGGATTATATTGATCTTACTTTCTTACTCTCTGCCCTGACTCTCTGGAAAGTTAAAAAGCATAGGCCATTTCCTTAGAACTGTTTCTTAAAAATGGAAATCAAACGCTAATGGATAATGATGATCTTTTTCACAAGTGTGTTAAAGGGTGGCATTAGTAAAGCTAATGACGCTACTATTTGTTTGATCTGACACTCGGATATCCACTGCAGTGCTGGAAACATTAGACCCTTCAGGTGATTGCAGCATagcaatgaaaataataaaaagataagaGAGGGCTCTTTGCCCTGGGTGGCTGGAATGTGGAGTGATCTTACCACAGCACTTTGACTTAGCTGTACGTGTGGTGCGCCTGAGGAGCTGTTTAGCCCAACCCTGTGCTTATGTATTAATACATCTAACTTAATAATGAGGAACTGAgccttggtttttttttatatatgcaCAAGTTCATTTTGCTTGGACAAGGttgttttttgagtttttccttcccgaagaaggagggtcataaagggcagatgatgcctcggactgatccatcggactgatccactggcctcatcgactgctggactctttattagattgtttgttcgcttacacttgtttatttcagtgaactttgtaaagcactatgagacactctgttgtgatattgggctatacaaataaaattgaattgaattgaattgaatagaatATTAGAGCCATAGGAGCCatgttgctgtttgctgttctgTCAGCAGCATTGAGGCGTGGTTAAGGATgcatattgtattatttatactatgactactgctgctgctcttattgATGCCCCTCATTGGTTCGGTTCTTTGTCGATACTCTTAGCGGTTTAAATTCCGAGCAGGATTAAAAGTTAACATCCTAGATATAACTAAATGTTAAACACAGACATCGGTCACTTCTCTACCCTCTGTCCCTCTGCGGACAGAAaagattgaaatatttaaaaaaaaaaaaaaaaagtcatgtttgTGCTTCATGAACAGACTATGGTTTTGATACACCTACATATAGTAACAGAGTTGTCATCAACTGGAATAATGCAAATTTTTTGTTGTCTTCACTTCACCTGTGTGAAGCACTCTCTCCAGCATGGCCCCTGTGctctgctgactgtgtgtgttggggctgagttcctccacacacacagaaccacaaaTGCACAGACAGCAGGGGAGAGGCTGTGGTGTTGTAATAAATTAcaccaaaatgtttaaaagtacaaaaaaaatagaACTGGGAACGTCGGAGCTTATCAATACTTAACTTTTATTTAATAGTACATTTCAGTATCCATCCATACAAATAGTCATCCTACAACAACGCATTAGTGTatgtaaattttaaaaaaatgcaatatcTCTCAATCCACCAAAGATGTTTCTCATACATCAGCTCAGTTTTACTGTGCACTGTAATATTGGAGGTTTTAAATACACCAAAAGATGAGTACTTGCATTTATTGTACAGCTGTGATTCAGATGTCCACATCAGACGTTGAAAATGAAAGTTAGATAAGGATACCCCTGTACTGCAAACAGTGGCTTGCATTTGAGTCTCGTGGCACATTCACTTAAGCATCTTAGCAATTCATACAAACTTAGGCGTACAGTGTATTGCAGCACCTGCTGTTTTCTATTATTAACTTTGGTTGTAGACTGTGTAATTAAGGTAACTCGAGTTCAGATGGACTGGTGGCATGTCCGCCAGAGAGACTCTCCCTCTCACCGGTCATAAAATGCATTGTAGGGAGATTTTATCAGTGAAGAATGAGAAATATAAAGCTGCTCTGTTGTATCGTATCGTATCAACTGCGAGACCtttcattttgcttcatttgACCAAAGAACCAAGAAAATATTagtttgagaagctgaaatccAGACAATTTGGATTTTTCTTCTTAAACAGAAGGACTCAAAACAATAAATCActcatcaaaatagttgccgTTTAATTTATTAGTGAACAACTAATTAATCgactaatcattgcagctctattggctgaacaaaaaaaacttctaAGGGTCTTTTGGCTGTCATCTAGTTGAAGTATGTGTACTTCACAGCCGGGTTCTTACTAGATGCCAAGTAAAATGCCAAGTACTTTATCCAGTTAAgaaagtttcttttttatttgctttgccCTGAGGGAGGTCGGAGGCAGGGTCAACTGAACCGCACTGCAGGAGCTGGTGGGGTTTCAAGGGCTCTTCAGCAGAGTGGATGCTTGCCAATAAGTGGGCTTGAGCCTGGGTCGTGAGGATGAAGCATTGTCTCTCTGACTGCTTGGCAACTCTTCCACCTACAATGCTGTAGAAGGGCTTATTTTGTACTCCTACTTTATTTGcttctattgtgtgtgtgtgtgtgtgtttgaaaatatCTGTGGCTACGATTGGTGCAagtgttattgttttgtttgtatgcaTGAAGAAATTTACCTTCTGCATTTCCATAtattgagtgagtgtgtgtgtgtctgttgttggCAGAAAGTAAAAGGACCCCAACATTCGTTTGCTGGACTGTCATTGGCTGTTTGCAGTTgttcagttgtgtgtgtttagtatgTTGGCACTGGTCTTCCATCACTGACGGCAGTTCCGCTGACTGACTAATTTCTACTCGGCCTTTTTGGCCATGCTAGCATCATGGCTCTACAGCATGTATAACCGGCTGGTctctccaccactttggtccagactgaaataaatTGACAACTGGATAGCTGTGAAGTTTTGTCTTGAGGATGCATCCCACCAATTTTgttgacttttcctcttttccttttgtggttcaaagtgaaatattttgacaACTTTGGAATGGATTGCAGGGAAATTTGCTACAGATATTCAAGGTCCCTGGAGAATAAATCCTAATTACTTTGGTGACCATAGCGCCACCAGAGGgtcagtttatttcatttcagttgaaTGAATTATTACCAAACATTACTTGATGGATTTGCACAAAGTTTTGCGAAGATATCCATTGCTCTCAGGCAATGGACCCTGCTGACTTTAGTGATctcttgacctttgacctttatGACCAGGTACCTGTGACAATAATGACATTGTGTTGATGTGCTGATTAGCAAATGCTAAGACATTAAACTCAGATTATTAACTTTTAAATCAGCCAAACATCAACATGCTAGCATcatcattgtgagcatgttagcgtgCTGATGTTAGCacttagctcaaagcacagcgCTGCTTAAGTACAGCTTCAGAGAGTCGCAAGCATGTTGACTCGGGTGTAGTTGTCAAGTCTTGTTATCTTTTAAATGCAAAAGAGCACGAGCTGTCGCTGCCAGTGAAAATGTGAACGGAGAAGTGCAAGTTGGCAGTCGTCTAGCCACAAGGCCACACAGTTTGCCTTTGTAGGCACTAGTTGTTAAAGGTCGGTTTGGTGTGTCAACATACAGCCCAGAGGCTAAGGCCCTTTGTTTGAGTCTTGGCTCAGAGAGTGCCACACTGACTAGCATGAACACAATCACCCTGTCTGGCTCTCCCCATGTCTCTGTGTATCACAGATGCAGCCCAATATCTGTAGTCCACTGTGTTACACATGTACATAGACTCATAGACTCACATAGACTCATCTACCCACACTCctcatttcatttgtgttttttttttttttttttaatattccgCTCCTTAAATCAACCTACTCATGTTTTTGGTCCAAGGCCACTCCCTGATCCAGTAATGCTGGTCTTGTGCAGGGTTAGCAGCTGCGGAAGCTCAGTGACAGCTGGCATTCTGCAAGCTCACTGGAGCAAAGAGACCCAGGCCACTCACACTACACAGGGGCCAATTTGACAGCTGTCTCAGGCTGGGTTATTGGGAAATTATGAATTTAAGAGGAGAAGTATAAGAGAGGGAAAAATGTTTGCGTCTTTAATATGCATTGAAGATTGTCAACAGTGTTTTTGGTCTAATGGTTTCCCACTCTGATGTTGCTGCATTAAGGATTACGAGCCTAcctttggcttttttttgtttttcttttttgtatgaATCATGCAAATGAGTTGTGATCTAAGACGGTGAAAGAAACGGCATGTTAACAAACTTGACTTGTGTAATTCTTCTGGGTAAAACTGAGTCAATCTGCAGTACGGGATTCTGGATAAGAGGAGTGAGATTAATGCTATCCCTTCACGTCAGTGACAGCACGGTTGTATGACATGTGCATCACATCCTTTTCACTTGCTTTTTAGGCTTTATTCCCTGCTGGTCTGCGGTGGCCATAAATTGGGCTCAGATTATCAAATGCGCTTTGACTGCTGTTTGCAACAtcattcagacagaggctgcaTGACTCAGCCTGTTGCTCAGGTTTCCTGTGAAATTTGTACGTTTAGATGTTGCAGAAGTGCAATACGGATTTCACATAATGCTTAATGCACTGTAAGGGAGGATAGTGTGCACCTCTTTTCCTCATTACTCATGTCCATTCTGTTTTCATGTACTAacctgcattttgttttgtcttttagaaACTTTACTGAAACTTTTAATCTAATCGGCTGTTAAATGGGCTATTGCAGCGTAAAGGTTAATTTCGTTCAGTACGACCGCACCAGGCTCACAGCACCAGCCCAACACACCTGCACCGTAGCCATACTTTGTCAGGCATGGATGCCCTCAGAGCGGTCTGTGTCACTGCAGTGCACTGCTAGATGAGTCTCCATAGCTAAAGGGGCAGCTCATATACAGACACATCATTAGACACCATCTTTTGAAGCTCTCCTGCTGTCACTTTTGTAATGTCCTAATGTTTACCAAGCAGTTCTCTAACATACAGTGCATGCACCCTCTGAAGTCACAGGGaattaaaataaatggctaaacgcTAAATTTAGGAGGTTGGTTACTTTCCATTGTTGACATTTGTGGGTGGCACTAACCCCAAcaactcctctttctctctcttttttttttttgtcaacaggTATTAAATGAAGAGTGTGACCAGAACTGGTACAAGGCCGAGCTAAATGGAAAAGACGGCTTCATCCCCAAGAATTACATAGAGATGAAAGCTCATCCGTAAGTACTATGAATACCAGTTTCTCTGTCAGTTTGTAATTACTCTTCATGCATCTGTGAATGTCACACAGTATCTGACATTATGCTGCTCGTGTTTGTATTTTGTCTCTTTGCCTTTACTGAAAAATTGATTTGGGCGTAGCTGTCACTCGCTCAGAGTAGGCGTGAACTACAACTGGTGTGTTCACACTTATGGGACTTGACTGTATGTGATGCCTTGGtcaagtgtgtgagtgtgagtgtgagtgtgtgtgtgtgtgtgtgtgtgtgtgtgagtgtgtgtgtgagagtgtgtgtgtgtgtgtgtgtgtgtgtgtgtgtgtgtgtgtgtgtgtgtgtgtgtgtgtgtgtgtgtgtgtgtgtgtgtgtgtgtgtgtgtgtgtgtgtgtgtgtgtgtgtgtgtgtgtgtgtgtgtgtgttgaaccaCTCCAGGGAACGCCTAGCTGGATCCTTGCATTACCTCTGGACCCGCATTCAGTGCCAGATTAGCTCTCTCTTTATTAATGTGCTCGAGGCCTCTTACGCTTAATTGAATATTGACCTCACTGCATCATTGCCGGGTCAGATGTACCCGTTTTGCAGGAGGGGTTATTATATTGGTAGCAACAGTACTCAAGTGCTCACAGCCTTTATTATGGCTATGGGGAATCCATATTTAGCTGCACCTGTTACATCTCTAACCCTGAACCTCTCATCAATATTACAATCAAGGTTCTCAAGGCTGTTAGAGCGTTGATACAAagttattaattataataatataataataattaattattaagttaattattaaactCAGAGATTTATgcagctgatttttttatttcttttattttattttttgactaAAGGAGCAGTTTGTGAGGCAATGTTCTATGGGATATGGTGGCATATCCCATCCAACGTCGTCCTCTCACTCCATGAGAGATCTGAGGGAGCAGTTATCTCTGCCACCCTCAAACAGatcattactttattattactttctCATCAGGGGTTTAGTATAATTTTTACTGCCTGCCACTCATCCCAGACAGATCAAAGAGAGCAGGAAAGGCTGTGCCATTTAGCAGGCTGGGCATGTGCACGACCTGGCATTTCTACACAAGAGAAGATCTGACCTAGCAGTTCAAGGCATCGTATTACAAATACTTTTCTCTGCAGCACGGTAGCAGCATGGTAGCAGCGTATGAATTTGAACAAATTGGGTTCAGCCATacttaaatatgttaaaaacatTCTTAAAATTGTATTTCAGCACATAATAAGGTCAGTAGCTGTGGGTGTTCCTCAGCCACATGTGCTTGTCTTTGTCCAGCCTGTTCAGGGTTCATGTCATGTGTCCTGCAGCCCTTtcctttaaaaaacaacaacaacaaccctcCCAACTCGGCCTGAAGGTCCTCTGCTCGGTTGTTTTGTAAGAAATGCTGCATCATGCATTTAATCTCCATCAGTTGACCAGTTGTCCATTAAGTGGCAAATGTTGATCCACTTCAGGTCTTGAATGGAATTTGCAgaacatgcagagcagcagtgaaatACAGTAAACAGAACTTATCAAGAAAGGCATTGCAGTTACTGTGTTTACGTGCACTTATATAATCtggttattttttttgtttgctgttatGTTAACATACACTAAAGAAAGCAAAGTTTATAGCTGTCAGCAGGAACTAAACACTTCAGTGCCTGCCAGTACCCTTTTCTGAATCGCTATTATGTTGTGAAATAGCCAGTGAGCCATATTTCCATCAGGGCTCGATCCCAGATGAAATCCATATTACAGATGAAAGTGCTTGCTTTAATGGGCTCCTTTGTGAAGTGTTGCCACATCCTAGGACGCCATCAAAAGtactttttaatgaaatgtttctttaaCCAGCCCACTATTCAGTACGATTTGAATCTGACCTGTATTGGCGCAGTAGAAGAAGATGGTGCACTGTGGGAATTAGATTtgagtgtttttagtgttttgtgtcttgtttctGTGGGGAATGATTTCTGAAAACTACCCAGTACAGTAATGGACTAACAAGAATCAGGGGTGACAGGGCAATGAAGTGGCTGTTGTGACTCTTGTCTCCCATTGTGGTGAGAATAAAATGCCATCTGAAAGCACCAGGCACCCACACAGctcaccagacacacacacacacacacacagctgtgctaTACAGCAGAACATAATAGAGTATGGCTCAGCCCTAAGTCAGACTCCTTTCTGTTTGTACACAGATCTTTTCCCTCATCCAACAGTAACTGCGTTTTTGTGGCCAATgcttagatttagatttagccTCATTAAGAATAACAGAGGTAAAGTGACATGAGTGCGTTTGAGTTTTCCCCCCTCGCAGGGATAgaggtgtgggtgtgtttgttgctgATGGTACTGCCAGacatccccccccccacgtCATTTCCTTGGCTCCATTAATTGCTCTGCTATCACTTTTATCAAACAGGGAATGAGAGTCTGTGTGCAGGCGCACTTTGCTGCCAAGCACAGATACAAAGCAGATCAAGAGTTGGccatttcattattgattttcaCCTACGTGTAAAGGAGCCAAGATGTCATCTTTTGGCTGACtgtagtttttaattatttacacGAGTAAAGAGCTCTCACTCGGTTTTGTCTCGcatttgtctctccctctctcggcCCATCTTCATCGCTCTCACTTTTTCCCTCTCAGGGCTTTCTCACACTGATACACTCGTAGCATATATGCAACTAGAATACATGTTACTTTAAACTCATTGAAAACCTGCTgaatttaatctttttatttgtattgattCTCAGTTGAGAGCTTTTGAAACAGATGCTCACGGATGCACAGTATTCGTGTTGGCTTTGCCACTAAATTAGATAATGATGAATCTACTTCCTGGTATGTTGATGGATGACGCAGCTTCATAGAACTGGCCAATGCCAGTGTAACTTTTACTTTAGTTGCCAatgtgtacacacagtactTCTTCTCTTGCTGGCAGTAGAGAGTGAACTGTCACCACTGGGCAGCTTGGTGGATCAGTGGTTGCCACCGTCTCCACACTATTGTGTCCTCACTCAGCTCGGTCAGTGCTTACCTGTTTTCTGCCTCCCCCCCAGGTGGTTCTTCGGAAAGATTCCCCGCGCCAAAGCAGAGGAGATGCTAAACAAACAGAGGCACGATGGGGCCTTCCTCatcagagagagcgagagtgcGCCAGGagacttctccctctctgtcaagTAAGCAGCACAACATTATAATATGTATCGCTCACTCAGAAACAtgattcacactcacactgtttCGTATTTAATCTAGCATCATCCTTACATCAGTGTCGAGTTTCACCACAACTGATCAGGCTCAGAAGTTTCCATACTTGTTATGTCTGAGTCATCAGCCTCTTCCTTATTTTTGTCAAGTCTCAGTGCTGCCCTCTGGTGCCCGGCGTTTGCCAGGTTATCTTTGTCTTGTGCATTGGACATCAGCCCATGAGTACTTAGTGTTTTAGCTGACACACTGAGCTCATTTCCTCTTATCTGTCTCCCTCCATTCTGACCTTCCCAAAAGACAAATCAGTTCACAGCAGGTTACATGTAAAGTTGATCCTAAGATATGGATCTTAATTACTGTCTGGACTCTCCTGATCCCACTTAGTCAAATGAATCAGTCATGCCAGTAACAGACTGACATTCAGTACTAGCTGACTAACACTTACCAGTCAGCCATGGACACGCCTAGTGCGTTTGATAAGTGAGGTTACAGTCTGAGTCTTccactacatttttttttttttttaaatctgtgcttttccttcaAAAATAATATGGTTGTCAGAATTTGTACCTTTATACTCTTAAAGATTCCCCCTCATAGTTTTCCTCTTTGTGATTTTGTGCAGGTTTGGAAATGACGTCCAGCACTTCAAGGTTCTTCGCGACGGGGCTGGAAAGTATTTCCTATGGGTGGTGAAGTTTAACTCCCTCAACGAGCTGGTGGACTACCACCGCTCCACCTCAGTCTCTCGCAATCAGCAAATCTTTCTGCGAGACATAGAGCAGGTCCCCCAGGTAAGAACTGACCTCCCTAAGAGTGAAAACACTCTGGAATCTTTTTTTCCCAAAGACTAAAATCATAGTGTCACCCAGGTCAGAAATATGTAGCAATATTATCACAGAACAGTGTGATTTATAAACTACGTAGAGATGAACATGTATTATTTGAGGATAAGATTGAATGTACCTTTTGAAACTCACTAGAACCATTCGTGCTCATGTAGATGGAAGTCTGTGATGCTGCAGAAGCAGAGAGTTGCAGAGAGTGCATGTTGTTCGTCATCATAACCACATGCAAACAAACCGTAGCAATGCTGCATGCAGAGATGTCTAAGGAAACGTCTAGTCTCTGAAAAGCTCCCTGTCGTTACAGAGTGTAGTTTGCCACTGTGACAAGTACATCAGTGGGAACTGAATTATGTGCAGGGAGAAGCAGAAGCTGTACGTGTTTAAAAGCACTGATGGGGCCTTAAAAAAAAGCGTTGGTACGccctttagaaaggttattgAAAGTGCCACACCGCACATAGCTGGCACAACACGCTTCTACATGAGAATTTCAAATTTCACATGCGGGTGATATTTGCGTGAATATGGACGCCGGTAGG
This genomic window from Pempheris klunzingeri isolate RE-2024b chromosome 17, fPemKlu1.hap1, whole genome shotgun sequence contains:
- the grb2b gene encoding growth factor receptor-bound protein 2b yields the protein MEAIAKYDFTATADDELSFKRGEILKVLNEECDQNWYKAELNGKDGFIPKNYIEMKAHPWFFGKIPRAKAEEMLNKQRHDGAFLIRESESAPGDFSLSVKFGNDVQHFKVLRDGAGKYFLWVVKFNSLNELVDYHRSTSVSRNQQIFLRDIEQVPQHPTYVQALFDFDPQEEGELGFRRGDFIQVLDNSDPNWWKGGCHGQTGMFPRNYVTPVNRNM